AATCCAACTGTATTAAGTTCCTAGCACAATGGATTTCCATTGTACCACAAGTGTGAAAGCATTTTCCAATTATCACCATTTAGTATATatacaaaagaaacaaaaaaaagttAAATGTAATTAGATTAAATCTGATTCTTTGGACATAAGGTTGGTTGATCATAAGTCTTTCCTCATTTACACCAAATTATGCCTTTAATTACGGCGTATATCGAGAAAAAGTAGAAACATGTCTTTATTTTTGGTCTTTAGACTTTAGTAATAGAAAAATACTATTTTCTGGTAGAAAATATGTGTTTAATGTGTTCCAATCTTGACAATTCTTGAAACTACCCATGTGATCATTGTCTCCACCGTCAAGCAAACATATGTAGTTGATAGAAGagtctaccttatgcttttttcAATACCAACCATatgtttatttttcttctttttttgagaCAAAAATACCCACCATatgcttttttctttttctttttctaagaGAAAAATAGGCACCATATGGTTTTTGATAACAAATTGTCAAACGGGACAGTCAGTACGTCGACACGTAGATTAGAGGAATTGGCTGTAGAAAATCACATCTAACGTCTGATTATATAGTTAATATATTACATCCAATCTACCTATTAAGAAAGATATTTAGAACCTTAATCATAAgaatatttatcaaaattatttGTTACCTCTCTTTGAATGTCTCACTCAATTAGAATTTCACTAATAAAAATTTTAAGGGCAAATATAgggaaaagaaagtgaaaaataactttttattttcctaaaaggttaagtatttcaaataaatttattttatcaaaataTATTTCAGATCGAATAGATTACTATCTAATCCAATCAAGTAAAACACTGTTGCATGccaatcatttggacattttaacAAGTGAAAGGTTTGACTGGTTCAAGACTTGAGATTGATTAATATATCCAGTTTCCAAATAATATAGTAATATGCAAATAGCTTACAAAAATCTTGAAAAATCAAATTTGCAGCTCTTATCGAAGAAGAATGCCAACGGGACAATTTTGCACAAAAGaggcaaaaataaaaagaaaaagaaaagcaccGCAATTGTTGCCAGGAATTAGAAAAGCTGTAGAGGTTATGACTTATGACTATTGACTGGTCGGTTTATCATTTTACAACTCTTAACATTATTCTTTCCTTGAGAAACTGGCAAAAACAAAGGCAAATTGTATAAGTCTTCTTTAAAGCTTTCAGATTTCCATCCACGTGTACGGTATTTTCCATATCTAATATTTTGTCCTTCTTGTTTTAGATTACCACAGTTACATCATCCAATAATGTTCGAACATTTAAGTTTGGTCCAATATTTGTTAGGTAAGAGATATTTATGTCGCTAGAAAATTACAATATCGGATTGAAACGTACTTAAATAGAGAGACATGAATAATGTAAATTCATATAGCAACCTTGTCTCACGCTCCTGCTATTCTCTTGCATTTTTGTTCTTTGCTAGTATGACTATGATGTAAAGAGTAAGAAATAAACTCCTTCAAAGCCACAAGAGCATTTGCAAGCAGGTATATTTTCTTTAGCGAGTAAATAGTTAACCAAATAACAGGATTTTCCATACTAATAAGATATTAATAGGGCATGATACACAGCTTAGCTTACAACCCACTTCGGCTCAGATCGAAGCTTCCACTCCGTCCTAAGATGGCTCAAAGAAGAGAGGGATACCTATCGCATCAAGTATCAATTTTACACCATCTACTAACATTGGTTCATCCGAATCTTTAAGGAAGAGATCGACGATCCAAGTTCTTTTACCACGCGAGAACTCGTAGGAGGTGAGAAAGCCCCTTACTCCTCCCCCAGTGTCATGTTGCACTGTTTGTTACGAACCATAGAGCAAGCTATAATCATTCATCGTCATTGTAAAAGCAGAAGACTTTCAATAGTTAAAGCATAAAACGCAGCAGAAATTATGTAATTTGAGTATTCTGCCAACTAAAAACAGAGGCAAATTTACGCACTGAGGTCAACACTGAACATGTCTAACACAGACAAATTAAAGAATGTGCTGCTCACTAAGGAAATTACACTTGATCAAGCACCTAATCTACCAGAAAGAAAATACTAGAAGATAtcaagaaaaaaaacaaaaaaactcaCCACATACGGGCGGTCATGAAATCTATAATTAGTCTACTCTGATTACAGATCAATAACCTACTGTTAACACGGGTAACAACTGAAGGGAAAAAAAACATAGAACATGGAGCAGGCACTCATAGCACATAATCTCTGTATTCTTCAAAGTTTGATCTTTAAGCACCACCGCCATGGATCGGCCCATTAGTTCTGAAACCGCGTCCCCTACCACGAGTTCCCCTTCCCCGTCCGCGGCCTACAACAAATAAAAACCTTAGTTACAGAAGGCAAGTATTGAGAGATCGTTAGATAACTAGCAATTGTTCTTCCAGTTGGAGTAACTCGACGTCTACTATTCGGAGATGCATCTTCTCAAGAGTGAAACAGAAAGAACAGAGGGCATTGCATAAACCCCATTCCAGCATAAACATAAAATGCTTCTGAACAAGAATGATCACAGCACGAAGTATTCCACATGCAATGCAAGAAAACTATTCGGTGAAGTATTAAATTATGAAAGCGGTAACGATAAATTTTGAAAGAGCAAGATAAGGAGAGTTGATCATCAGCACTGAGTTAAATATGCAGAATAGTTCACAGAAAATAAACTATGGAAAGGCAGCAaagctctacctcggccctgCATGGGTGCTTCTTGATTGTAGAAGTCAGCATCTTGCTGGGCATCCTGAGGACCATTGTACCCTCCCCTTCCACGGCCACGGAAGCTACGACCTCTGCCTCGACCCCTACCCCTACCATAGCTCCGATTGCGATCAAACCCGCCATCATCGTATTCAGCCAACATAAAGCCATTTCCTGAATAAGATAGCAGCCAGCATGGATAAGATAGCAGCCAGCATGGATAAGATAGCAGCCAGCATGTCATGAACAATAATCGCTTTTATTCGCATTCTTAAAATCAGCCAATTACACAATGACGTAGAGCAACCCTctactctttcatcattcctgaCATACGGGTGCACTAAAGAATATGGTCAAAACAAGAGAGAGTATTCCTTGTATATGTCATGAAAATCTGCTACTTTAAGGATAAGAATTCAAAACATCAGGTGGAAGTCCAGACATGACAAAACCTTAAGTCGGCAATTATCAGCACCATCTCCAACGAGCCTACATTTCATTGAAGCGATCAAAATGAATTGTTCCAATTTATAAAATTGTAATTTTCAGCGTACAACTTCACTCAATGGAAATGTACCTCTTAGCAAAAGGAACACACTTCTATACATGTATATGTTAGCAGTTGCTGGGAAAACGATGTTCAGGGTTGACAATTGGCTTTTTTCTCAGAGCTTAGGGTTCATCTTgttcttttgttctttatttctATAATAAGATATTAGCATTCATCATTAATGAAGAACATTATTTCAGAAGAATATATAGAACTGGCATATCTCATTAGACTTTGATGACATACATTATTTTTAATCAGCACAGTACGTGGCGGCAGTCTGAACCTCAATTATGACAGACGGGAAGAATTCACCTAGTGTCGAACTTTATTGACTTGTGTCTCATTCTTTGGCTGAAAGACTTTCTTAAAAGTGATTTATCCCCCCCAGAAATGAATCCCTTTACCAGGACATGTATGCATACTTCCTCCTACCCCGGCAATGAATCCCTTTACCACTACATGTATGCATAATTCCTCTATGCTTGGTTGTTGTAAAGGAAGAACATAACTTGCATTAAAGGTGATATTCTGTTATTTTTtaaacaaaattttgagaaagGTAACAGTTTAAAATCATTTTATTTCATCTTAATATTGAACAAATAGAGGGCCATTCAACCAACGATCCAATTTTATATCCTAGAAGAAACACTCTCACGGTCAAGAGAACAAGAAAACACCCCAAAAGCGTCAAAACATCTGCTTACAGGGGCAATCTGAATCATATGTTTAATCCTACATGATCAATGGAGCCTTAATAAAAAGAACATAAAAAAAACTACACAAGAATTCGTACCTGAGAAACCTCTAGACCTTCCCCTTCCTCTACCACCGCGGCCTCTTCGTCCACCACTAGGTGATCCTTTTAAATATTCAGATATTAGCAAATAATACCACTCTGTTTTACATATTACCAGTATTTGCATCCTTTTAAAAAAACAACAAACCTCCATCATAGTCAAAATCTGTCAACACTTTCACCTGGTCTGCTGGCAATGGTGGTTGGTACCTGCAGGCGCGAGCAAAGCATGAGGCCACAAGGTTTGCAAACCAATTTCCTTGCAACAAATCATAATACTTGCATGAAGACCACATATTTATAAGGTTTGCACATTGAGCACCATTTGAGTAAAGCAGCGTACACAAGTGTAGTCCTCCTCAAGATTGGAACGTTACATACTGACTCTCCTTCGTAACTAATTTTTCAACCATGAATATCTCCTTCCACAACTAGTAATATAATAAACCAATTTTTTTATAAAGTAAATGAATTTCATTAAAGTTTGGGGCAAAATGCCCAAGAAGTATACCAAAAGGTAGAAAAATTCCACTATAAAAAGACCAAAAAACTCACCCCACAGAAGTCAAATCCAGCTCCTTTTTTGAGAGGGTAATTGTGATCATTGAGACATGCCTGGTGGTTTCGAGACTGCAGCCAATAAAAAAAGTTAAATATAGATAAAGAACAATACATCGGGCACcacaactttaatttttttaaataaaaatcacaACTTAATTCCCAAAGCTTCAAATATGCACTTACGGTAGAAGGCCTTCTTCAAGGGGTTCCCATGTATCAGTAATATCAGTGGATGTAATAGACGTTATTTGGTGAAGACCAACAATCCTCCTCTGCACAAGCCCATGTCAATATCCAAAATTCATCAGAAATCGAACACGTAGAACAACAGGAAGTATAAAGAAGAAGTGTTCACTTTTACCTTAATCAATTCCACAATGGTCACTGTCTTGTTGATTGCCCTGCCCATTGCCTTGAACACAATCTCATCTGATCCTTTTTCCTAAAAATGTTGCATAAATAAAAAGGACAACAAATTCTGAAGAGCGACACCACACTGGATAATATTGATTATAGAATGGTAAAAAACATGCATGCACATATAGGCTTAAGCAAGGTCTGAAATCTAGGTTTTAAAACTTTTTTCCAAGTACTGACATTAAAATCTCCAATCCTCCTCCATGCAAGAAGATCAACGGGGGAGGGACGGGAGTCCACAAACAATAAGAAATGGTAGTTTCCACCGAATTAAGTAGGGCTGGGTATATATTGGGTAAAACTGATAGCCCGAACCGAAAAAATCTTATTGGGTTATATGTATTGGGTTATTGGGTTAATGGTTCGATAACGGATTTGTATTATTTGATTATTGGGTTAGCGATTCGGGTCTCGGTTTGCCCAATTTTATTAACGGTttaaccgataacccaataagctttattaaaattataattttactcTTAGGTATATAAAGCCACCTTAGGGCTTCATTATCTATTAGTACTATATTTGGACTTCTTAATTTTCAAGGTATAATTGCCACTATTTTCTGTTGTTTCTACCGTATTTGGACAAATGGACTTGAGCAAATCTTAATTCCTTATATGAAAGAAGCTTTTGTAATTATGGTCCTCTAATTCCCAATATTCAGTATATTTTGCTAATTGATCCTCCCAATGGATCCTCCCGAATAGAACAGAGTACGTGTGCCACCTTTACATAATATGTTATTGCACTTGCTACAATTGCTGGATAAGGTCATTTCACGGTATCAATAAATTTAATATTTCGCTCTTAAACAATTGAACATTGTTGCATTAGATGAAAAAGTTAATAATGAGTTCTTCCGTCATTGTCATGGTAGGATGTAAGTTAATATGGTGAAGTCATCCTCTTTCATTTCATAATCTCATTGATGTTCATTCGTGTGTGAATATATGAAGTACATCTGAGCAAATTTTGTTGTATGCAACTGAACAAATTTTTTGATGAGGGTAGACATGTGTCCATGAAACTTTTGTTCACTCTTTACAACATAATTGAAAGAGATCAAGGTTATAAGATCAATTACCGTTATACACTACGCTTTTCCCTCTAAATAAGTtatcttatcgggtaaaccgataACCGAATCAATAACAATCAATAACCAATTAACCGATAACCGATATTTCGGTTATCAGTTTAGCATATTTATAAACCGATAACCAATATGTCAAACCAATAatattcaaaaccgaaccgaaccgaccgatACCAACCCCTAGAATTAAGCACAAATTATTTGCTGCTGATTACTCTTAATTTTAACTTTTCTAGACAAATTGATCAGATTGAGCGCATATAACTCAGGGGTGCTTTGAGAATAATTAGAAGTGACTTATCTCACTAAATACATACAAAAGCTAATACATCAACCAGGAAAATCAGCGCTACTAAGGGCAGTATAAGCAATGCTAATGCAACAAAATAACATCCTCTTCTACTCTTTAACCCAAAAGGTGAGGTCAActcaaaccaaagaaagaagTTAGATTAAAAACAAATTCCACGGCCTATATCCAGGGACAAACGAACTTGAGCAATTTCAAAAGCATAGAACAAAACAaacatttcaaaatattacatATTGCTAGGGATGGGCGATCGGGCTGTTCGAATTGAATATAAAAATTTCGGTTTGGATATTCGGTATAAGGATTAAATAAATGGCAATCCAAATAAGTTCggattggttcggattttttaagTTCGGTTTTGGATTAATCGGTTTGGATATTTCGGATTCTCGATTTTGAGCCTATAAGTTTAGATATTTCTTCTTCTTACAAAAATGAacatccaaataaagtattcatGTTAAATTACCTAAAAAGTTCCTCATTCTCACTGCAATCTGccaaataaagtattcaagtaataaaatcattataaaaaaaatacaacaaatacaTTAATAAGGCCGATAAGATGTAAGAATAGTAAAACTAGTCCAAATAGAAAATATCCTTACAGTAACTTAGTAATTAGAATCGAATATATGAGATAATGACTAATGGATAAGGTATTGGACTTCTTACTGTTGGCATATGGATAATTgactaaatataaagtataaaaaatTTGGATTTTCGAAAATACACAAATCTGAAGTACCAAATCCAATATCCAATCCTAAatccaaaaaaaattaaaaattaaatccaaaattcaaTCCGTAATCCGAAAATtcaaaccaaaaatccaaaaagttCGGATTTCGATTTGGATTTCGGATTTGCCCAAACTATGCCCACCCCTACATATTGCCATTTAAGGTGTTCTCAACATGACCAACACCCAATCCATTTTCTATACAAATTTCATAATATTAACGACACAAAATCCGATAAACTACGCAAATTTTAATCTTTGATGAGATGCTTCAATCAACCAAAATTTTATTCACTCATTACTTCAATATTTCCTTCTACTATAACTAATAAATTTTATAAGCTAAACTTAATGTGTCTAGACACACATATATAACGGGATGAAGGCAGTAAAATAGATAAACAAGCACTTAACAAAACATAACCAAAATTTACACAAAAGCTAACACATCAACCACTAAAATAAGTGTTACTAACGGCAAGACAAGCAAAGCTAATGCAACAACATATCACCCTCTTCTCAATGCAAGCTAATGCAACAAAAGCATAAAACAAACAAACACTTCTAAGAATTACACATTAGCATCTTAGGACGTTTCAAAACGATTGAAAACAATCCACATCAATacaaatttaacaatttacatAGATTAAAATCCATTAAACAATATTTTATCATGACTTCAAAATTTCCTTCTCCGATTACTAATAAAAAGGTACACACATCAACATTTACAGTGTCTAAGCAATTATTTAGACGGGATTGAGACAATAAAATCGGTAAACAAACAGAAAACaacaataaaattaaataaaaaagattTTGATATGAAAAATCACCTGAAGCAAGGTCATAGCATAGGTGATATAGCTGCGCATGCGACCCTGACTAGTAATCCGAATCTCATTCTCATCAATGGGTGTTCCTGCCCTTGGCTTCTCCACTTTTTGGTACCGATCCATCTATTATTCACAAATCGtaaacaaataatttttaaaaaaaaaaaaaacacacaaaTTGGCATAACTATAACGAGGAAGAAGAAATTAAGCTTACAGATGAAATAAATTAGGGTTAAATCGATTAGATCTGAGAATAAAAGGATGTAATTAGCATAATAGTACCTTTGGTAAGAATAAGGATAAGATAATACTCCTATAATTGTTCTTCTCCACGAAAAGAAGAGCCCTCTTCTCCGGCTTCGTTTCTTCGTTTACGCCCTAACCGCTTCActcttattttcttatcttttatagTGCCGGCTTTCTTCTCTGCCCTAATTACCGGTCCAACCGGTTTTCTGTTCGAGCTTATCCACGTATCCCTCAGCTTTTCAATTTATCTTCGGAAAAACAACGTGGCATTCTTTGATTAGGCacaaactttaaaaatataaaatattaagaATTATAGTCTAAAATAAGTGTTAGACatttatataattataaataatattttttttgttgagtCACTAAAAAGGATGATGTGTCATATAAATTAAGACAAAAAGAGTATTATTTGTAAAATTGGATTAATTTAATATCTCAATTTTTACATAATAATTGAGTGATATGCATGCACGTAATGTGCCAAAAACTTGTATTCACTTGATAGTTAAGTCACTACAATTTAGCTAATTAAATATAGGAGGGACATTTTCGAAAACGAAAGCTTATTGAGCTTAGTTTGTTTAGATACACTTCACTTCAATAATAATTATCgtaaaatatgaaaattgtcATGTTTTTGCAATGAAAATGTGGTCCAAGCGGAGAGGATATACAGGAGAAATAAAAGGATAGGATAGCATCCTGTCATTTACACATTTTCTCTGAATactttttttccaaaaaatattaCTTTCCTCATCACAAAATGTCAAGGTTAACATGATCTAGTTTTCATTATGatttttaatcattaaatttttaaattttggaatttttatgttCCTTGTGTCTTTTATATCAAGATATATATTTAAAACAGAAACAAAGTGGGCGTTTGGACtttagaattgtaaaattccaaaaaaaaaagtgaatttttttttcaaatgaatagtatttgaaaattagagttgtgtttggacatgaatataattttgggttatttttgaagttttgtga
This region of Nicotiana tomentosiformis chromosome 4, ASM39032v3, whole genome shotgun sequence genomic DNA includes:
- the LOC104097128 gene encoding uncharacterized protein, encoding MDRYQKVEKPRAGTPIDENEIRITSQGRMRSYITYAMTLLQEKGSDEIVFKAMGRAINKTVTIVELIKRRIVGLHQITSITSTDITDTWEPLEEGLLPLETTRHVSMITITLSKKELDLTSVGYQPPLPADQVKVLTDFDYDGGSPSGGRRGRGGRGRGRSRGFSGNGFMLAEYDDGGFDRNRSYGRGRGRGRGRSFRGRGRGGYNGPQDAQQDADFYNQEAPMQGRGRGRGRGTRGRGRGFRTNGPIHGGGA